In the Aneurinibacillus soli genome, one interval contains:
- the folP gene encoding dihydropteroate synthase, translated as MVHEPLRAGKYELPLGERTLVMGILNVTPDSFSDGGNYNQIDRALEHARQMVADGADIIDIGGESTRPGHEPVGLDEELSRVIPVIEALTREVDAPLSIDTYKAEVARQAVQAGATIINDVWGSKADPAMPRVMAEADVPVILMHNRDNMNYDCFVDDMLNDMRDCIERAKQAGVKDQHIILDPGIGFAKTYEQNLEMMYHLDRLVELGYPVLLATSRKRFIGEALGGVPVTERVEGTGATVALGVERGCHIVRVHDVKETVRICRMMDAMLYGWRQERGRE; from the coding sequence ATGGTACACGAACCGCTGCGGGCAGGGAAATATGAACTGCCACTAGGTGAACGGACGCTTGTTATGGGGATTTTAAACGTGACTCCTGATTCGTTTTCGGATGGGGGGAACTATAATCAGATCGACAGAGCGCTTGAGCATGCGCGTCAGATGGTGGCGGATGGAGCGGACATCATCGATATTGGGGGTGAATCTACGCGGCCTGGGCATGAGCCGGTTGGACTTGATGAGGAGCTGTCCCGCGTGATCCCGGTGATTGAAGCTTTGACGCGTGAAGTGGATGCTCCCCTCTCAATTGATACATATAAGGCAGAAGTGGCCAGGCAAGCTGTACAGGCAGGAGCGACGATTATTAATGATGTGTGGGGAAGTAAAGCTGATCCTGCCATGCCGCGTGTAATGGCAGAAGCGGACGTTCCGGTTATCTTAATGCACAACCGAGATAATATGAACTATGACTGTTTCGTGGACGATATGCTGAACGATATGCGGGACTGTATAGAGCGGGCAAAACAGGCAGGCGTGAAAGATCAACATATTATTCTCGACCCCGGAATCGGATTTGCTAAAACGTACGAGCAGAATTTGGAGATGATGTATCATCTAGATCGACTTGTCGAATTGGGATACCCGGTTCTGCTTGCTACATCGCGCAAGCGATTTATTGGCGAAGCGCTTGGTGGAGTTCCGGTAACGGAGCGAGTGGAAGGAACCGGGGCAACAGTAGCACTTGGTGTAGAGCGTGGCTGCCACATCGTCCGTGTCCATGATGTGAAGGAGACGGTGCGCATCTGCCGGATGATGGACGCGATGCTGTACGGCTGGCGCCAGGAAAGAGGACGTGAGTAA
- the lysS gene encoding lysine--tRNA ligase, which produces MSRLEELSEQEVVRREKLATLREKGFDPFGKKFERTYTAKEVLDKFAEVDKEVLAEQTNEVVIAGRMMAKRGQGKAGFAHLQDQSGRIQIYVRQDQVGEDVYEMYKMCDIGDWIGLKGVVFKTKTGETSVKAHEVTLLSKSLRPLPEKFHGLKDVEIRYRKRYLDMVMNPDVKDTFIARSLILQSMRRYLDERGYLEVETPTMHSIPGGAAARPFVTHHNALDMKLYMRIATELHLKRLIVGGLEKVYEIGRIFRNEGISTRHNPEFTSIELYEAYVDYKDIMRLTEELIAHVAQDVFGTTTFNYQGLEVDLKPQWKRVHMVDSIKEVTGVDFWPHMTDEEARELAKKHNVPVSTGAKYGHVVNEFFEHFVEATLVQPTFIYGHPVEVSPLAKKNEEDERFTDRFELFIVRREHANAFTELNDPVDQRQRFESQLLEREAGNDEAHMMDEDFLEALEYGMPPTGGLGIGIDRVVMLLTDSPSIRDVLLFPLMRERSATEQVEEVEENTEEV; this is translated from the coding sequence ATGTCTCGTTTGGAAGAACTAAGTGAACAAGAAGTTGTGCGACGCGAGAAGCTGGCAACATTGCGTGAAAAAGGGTTTGATCCGTTCGGTAAAAAGTTCGAGCGTACGTATACTGCGAAGGAAGTACTGGATAAGTTTGCAGAAGTGGACAAGGAAGTGCTGGCTGAGCAGACGAATGAAGTGGTGATTGCTGGTCGTATGATGGCGAAACGCGGGCAGGGAAAAGCCGGTTTTGCCCATCTGCAGGACCAGTCTGGCCGTATACAGATCTATGTACGTCAGGATCAGGTTGGCGAAGATGTATATGAAATGTACAAAATGTGCGATATCGGTGACTGGATTGGTCTTAAAGGTGTCGTGTTTAAAACAAAAACAGGTGAGACAAGCGTGAAAGCCCACGAAGTGACCCTTCTGAGCAAATCGCTTCGTCCGCTTCCAGAAAAATTCCATGGACTCAAAGACGTGGAAATTCGCTACCGTAAACGTTATCTGGATATGGTAATGAATCCGGATGTAAAAGATACATTTATCGCACGCAGTCTCATTCTGCAATCTATGCGCCGTTATCTCGATGAGCGCGGGTATCTCGAAGTGGAAACACCGACGATGCATAGCATTCCGGGTGGGGCGGCAGCCCGTCCGTTTGTGACGCACCATAATGCACTCGATATGAAACTGTATATGCGTATCGCAACAGAACTGCATCTGAAGCGCCTCATTGTGGGTGGCCTGGAGAAAGTGTACGAGATCGGGCGTATTTTCCGTAATGAAGGCATTTCGACGCGTCATAATCCGGAGTTTACATCGATTGAGTTATACGAAGCGTATGTGGACTACAAAGATATTATGCGTTTAACAGAAGAATTGATTGCACATGTGGCACAGGATGTGTTCGGTACAACTACATTTAACTACCAGGGGCTTGAAGTAGACTTAAAGCCGCAGTGGAAACGAGTTCATATGGTTGATTCGATCAAGGAAGTGACAGGTGTTGACTTCTGGCCGCATATGACAGACGAGGAAGCACGTGAACTGGCGAAGAAGCATAATGTTCCGGTGTCAACAGGTGCGAAATACGGACATGTCGTGAACGAATTCTTTGAGCATTTTGTTGAAGCAACGCTTGTTCAGCCGACATTTATTTATGGACATCCGGTAGAAGTATCTCCGCTGGCCAAGAAAAATGAAGAGGATGAGCGCTTTACGGATCGTTTCGAGCTGTTTATCGTGCGCCGTGAGCATGCAAATGCTTTTACCGAGCTGAATGATCCAGTTGATCAGCGCCAACGTTTTGAGTCACAACTGCTGGAGCGTGAAGCAGGGAATGATGAAGCTCATATGATGGATGAAGACTTCCTGGAGGCTCTTGAATATGGAATGCCACCAACGGGAGGCCTTGGAATCGGGATTGACCGTGTTGTAATGCTATTGACCGACTCTCCATCCATTCGTGATGTCCTGCTGTTCCCGCTTATGCGTGAGCGCAGCGCTACAGAGCAAGTAGAAGAAGTGGAAGAAAACACGGAAGAAGTATAA
- a CDS encoding type III pantothenate kinase: MLFVIDVGNTNIVLGVYEGDELKHNWRISSDRSKTADEFGMLIKNLFADSGLTFDQIEGAIISSVVPPLMFPLEKMCQKYFHVKPMVIGPGLKTGLNIKADNPREIGADRIVNAVAGIHYYGTPLIIVDFGTATTFCWIDEEGGYHGGAIAPGIGISTEALYSRAAKLPRIELVKPPSVVGRNTIHAMQSGIIYGFVGQVDELVRRMKAEWPVEPKVIATGGLAELIGSESSQIDEVDPWLTVKGLRLIYDRNRK, translated from the coding sequence ATGCTGTTTGTCATTGACGTAGGGAATACGAACATCGTACTCGGTGTATATGAAGGAGATGAACTCAAGCATAACTGGCGCATCAGCAGTGATCGCAGTAAAACAGCGGATGAATTCGGCATGCTGATCAAAAATTTGTTCGCAGACAGCGGGCTGACCTTTGACCAGATTGAGGGAGCCATTATTTCATCTGTCGTGCCGCCGCTTATGTTCCCGCTTGAGAAAATGTGCCAAAAATATTTTCATGTGAAGCCGATGGTAATCGGTCCGGGGCTTAAAACCGGATTAAATATTAAAGCGGATAACCCGCGCGAAATTGGCGCAGACCGAATTGTAAATGCAGTTGCAGGCATTCATTACTATGGTACACCGCTGATTATTGTGGATTTTGGCACCGCGACGACATTCTGTTGGATTGATGAGGAGGGCGGTTATCACGGTGGGGCGATCGCACCGGGGATTGGCATCTCTACAGAGGCACTGTACAGTCGGGCAGCCAAGCTGCCGCGTATCGAGCTTGTGAAGCCGCCGAGTGTAGTTGGGCGCAATACCATTCATGCGATGCAGTCCGGAATTATTTACGGATTCGTTGGCCAGGTGGATGAGCTGGTACGCCGTATGAAAGCAGAATGGCCGGTTGAGCCAAAGGTGATTGCGACAGGTGGGCTGGCGGAATTGATCGGCAGTGAATCCAGCCAGATTGATGAAGTTGATCCGTGGCTGACGGTCAAGGGATTGCGTCTCATTTATGATCGCAACAGAAAATAA
- the hslO gene encoding Hsp33 family molecular chaperone HslO, translating into MNDYLVRGMAYDGHVRVFAVRTTEAVSEIQRRLDTWPIVSAAVGRTLSFATMIGAMLKGEERLTVIVRGGGPVGQIVADANATGEVRGYVSNPHVHFMELNEQGKLDVRRAVGTEGSITVTKDLGLKEPYQGTSPIVSGELGEDFTYYLTVSEQVPSAVGVGVLVNPDNTIRAAGGFIVQLLPNTPDHIIEKLERSLSGIRPVSTMIDEGLTPEDMLREVLGEDFVLLDMHQVYFNCHCSIDRIDRALISLGKEELDSIIEEQGEAEMTCQFCNEVYHLDRKHLENIRATL; encoded by the coding sequence ATGAATGACTACTTAGTACGTGGGATGGCGTATGACGGGCATGTGCGTGTATTTGCCGTTCGCACAACGGAAGCTGTCAGTGAGATACAACGCCGATTGGATACATGGCCCATTGTAAGTGCAGCAGTAGGGAGAACGTTATCATTCGCGACCATGATTGGTGCGATGTTGAAAGGAGAAGAACGTCTTACTGTCATTGTGCGCGGTGGTGGTCCAGTTGGGCAAATTGTGGCCGATGCGAATGCGACCGGAGAAGTGCGCGGTTATGTTAGCAATCCGCATGTTCATTTTATGGAGCTGAATGAGCAGGGAAAACTTGATGTGCGCCGGGCTGTCGGAACAGAGGGAAGTATTACGGTAACGAAAGACCTTGGCTTGAAAGAACCATATCAGGGAACAAGTCCGATTGTGTCTGGTGAGCTTGGAGAAGACTTTACCTACTACCTGACTGTTTCTGAGCAGGTGCCGTCTGCGGTTGGGGTTGGAGTACTAGTGAATCCAGATAATACGATCCGTGCGGCAGGAGGCTTCATTGTTCAATTGTTGCCGAACACGCCGGATCATATTATTGAGAAGCTGGAACGTTCTCTTTCTGGCATTCGTCCGGTTTCTACCATGATTGATGAAGGACTAACACCGGAAGACATGCTTAGGGAAGTGCTCGGGGAAGATTTCGTGCTGCTTGATATGCATCAGGTGTATTTTAACTGTCATTGTTCCATTGACCGCATCGATCGTGCGCTGATCAGTCTGGGGAAAGAAGAGCTGGACTCAATTATCGAAGAGCAGGGTGAAGCAGAGATGACCTGCCAATTCTGCAATGAAGTGTACCATCTCGATAGGAAACATTTAGAAAATATTCGTGCAACTTTGTAA
- the folK gene encoding 2-amino-4-hydroxy-6-hydroxymethyldihydropteridine diphosphokinase: MTGETRVFFGLGSNMGDKEGTLQEAVRLLDAVSGIQVLRSSSLYETDPVGYVEQDVFYNLVLEADVILPPQALLEETQRIEQQLGRTRDIRWGPRTVDIDILLYGEQQEDTEALCIPHPRMAERAFVLVPLAELVPHQVIPMPARVNVLIEELLSNLEHTDGVRRSKSFCWK, encoded by the coding sequence ATGACAGGGGAAACACGGGTGTTTTTCGGGCTTGGCTCGAATATGGGAGACAAGGAAGGAACTCTTCAGGAAGCGGTCCGTCTGCTGGACGCAGTGAGCGGGATACAGGTGCTCAGAAGTTCATCTCTGTACGAAACAGATCCGGTCGGGTATGTGGAACAAGATGTGTTTTATAATCTTGTGCTGGAAGCAGATGTAATACTCCCACCGCAAGCACTTTTGGAAGAGACACAGCGAATTGAGCAACAGTTAGGTCGAACGCGAGACATTCGCTGGGGTCCGCGCACAGTGGACATTGATATTCTGCTATATGGGGAGCAGCAGGAGGACACAGAAGCTCTTTGTATTCCCCATCCACGGATGGCCGAACGTGCCTTTGTGCTTGTGCCGCTTGCAGAGCTTGTGCCGCATCAGGTTATTCCGATGCCGGCAAGGGTGAATGTACTGATAGAGGAGCTGCTTTCCAATCTGGAACATACAGACGGTGTACGCCGCAGTAAATCGTTTTGCTGGAAGTAG
- the folB gene encoding dihydroneopterin aldolase, giving the protein MDKILFNRMEFWGYHGVFPEENKLGQRFYVDLELSCDLSYAGRSDTLNDTVNYAHVYTTTKQVVEDERYALIEAIAERIATRLLTEHARIVEVLVRVVKPDPPIPGHYQSVAVEIKRERT; this is encoded by the coding sequence ATGGATAAAATTTTGTTTAACCGTATGGAATTTTGGGGCTATCATGGAGTGTTTCCCGAAGAAAATAAGCTCGGACAGCGTTTTTATGTTGATTTGGAATTGTCCTGTGATTTGTCTTATGCCGGACGAAGTGACACTCTAAATGATACGGTGAATTATGCGCATGTATATACAACCACGAAGCAGGTTGTGGAGGACGAACGCTATGCGTTGATCGAAGCGATAGCTGAACGGATTGCGACCCGTCTGCTCACTGAGCATGCAAGAATCGTAGAGGTACTCGTTCGCGTTGTGAAACCGGACCCGCCGATTCCTGGACATTATCAATCCGTAGCTGTGGAAATCAAGCGGGAGCGTACATAG
- a CDS encoding anthranilate synthase component I family protein has product MNVTETNPWSRQQLNEYDRVPLWDKKTWGREDPWQLYRKLREQSEYAFIIESGRSGRYTYVGANPVATLTYKDGQACYNGQTITTLADPLAVVRRWMCHEQSPSAAEAAHAGLPDWYGGAVGYLSYDMGRYYEKLPRSAQDDLKLPDVYLMMAEEVYAFDHVTREIYVIVHVGPAAQIKTVEAGTKWLKMMVELLYTLDIKPYMSKAEGEVSTLPVVTSFDQTEFEEAVRRVQQYIGAGDVFQVNLSVRQTRTTDADAEAIYEVLRQVNPSPYMGLLRFPEFQLVSASPELLVQVKGGKLSTRPIAGTRRRGKDDVEDEALVQEMLGSEKEVAEHIMLVDLERNDLGRVSRYGSVHVDELMVVEKYSHVMHIVSNVVGELAEDKDMYDAIVATFPGGTITGAPKVRTMEIIEELEKVTRGPYTGSMCLLGFDGDAVCNIIIRTMILKDGQAHVQAGAGIVIDSTPKAEYYESLKKAEAVWKALALTEDQLRRV; this is encoded by the coding sequence ATGAATGTGACAGAGACGAACCCGTGGAGCCGTCAGCAGCTTAACGAGTATGATCGTGTGCCACTTTGGGATAAGAAGACGTGGGGCAGAGAAGATCCGTGGCAGTTGTATCGGAAGCTGCGAGAACAGAGTGAATATGCCTTTATCATCGAGAGTGGACGAAGTGGACGCTATACGTATGTAGGAGCGAATCCGGTTGCTACTCTTACATATAAAGATGGCCAAGCCTGCTATAATGGACAAACGATTACGACACTTGCAGATCCACTTGCTGTTGTGAGACGCTGGATGTGCCACGAACAGTCACCGTCTGCCGCAGAAGCGGCACATGCCGGACTGCCGGATTGGTATGGCGGTGCAGTTGGGTACTTGAGTTATGATATGGGGCGTTATTATGAGAAACTGCCGCGCAGTGCACAGGACGATCTCAAGTTACCTGATGTATACCTGATGATGGCAGAAGAAGTATACGCCTTTGATCATGTCACTCGAGAAATTTATGTGATTGTGCATGTTGGACCTGCTGCACAAATTAAAACGGTGGAAGCGGGGACGAAGTGGCTAAAGATGATGGTGGAGCTACTATATACGCTAGACATCAAACCGTATATGAGCAAAGCGGAAGGAGAGGTATCGACGCTACCTGTAGTAACATCGTTTGATCAAACAGAGTTCGAGGAAGCTGTGCGCCGTGTGCAGCAATATATCGGAGCAGGTGATGTATTCCAGGTCAACCTGTCTGTGCGTCAGACACGTACAACCGATGCAGATGCCGAGGCGATCTATGAGGTGCTGCGTCAGGTTAATCCATCTCCATACATGGGACTTCTACGCTTCCCGGAATTCCAGCTCGTATCTGCATCTCCTGAACTTCTTGTGCAGGTGAAGGGTGGCAAGCTGAGTACGCGCCCAATCGCAGGCACGCGTCGGCGTGGGAAGGATGACGTGGAAGACGAGGCGCTTGTGCAGGAGATGCTCGGTAGTGAGAAAGAAGTAGCAGAGCACATCATGCTCGTTGATCTGGAACGTAACGACCTTGGTCGTGTCAGCCGCTACGGTTCGGTGCATGTAGATGAACTGATGGTAGTCGAGAAGTATTCGCACGTGATGCATATTGTCTCGAACGTAGTCGGTGAGCTTGCAGAGGATAAGGACATGTATGATGCGATTGTTGCCACGTTTCCAGGTGGAACGATTACCGGGGCACCGAAAGTACGGACAATGGAGATCATTGAAGAGCTAGAGAAGGTCACACGTGGACCGTACACAGGTTCGATGTGTCTGCTTGGGTTTGACGGGGATGCGGTGTGTAATATTATCATTCGCACGATGATTCTCAAAGACGGTCAGGCGCATGTACAGGCAGGGGCAGGGATTGTCATTGACTCCACCCCAAAAGCAGAGTATTATGAATCATTAAAGAAGGCGGAAGCTGTCTGGAAGGCACTTGCGCTGACTGAAGACCAGTTGAGACGAGTTTGA
- the greA gene encoding transcription elongation factor GreA — protein sequence MAEKEVILTAEGLRKLEDELEELKSVKRREVAQRIKEAISYGDLSENSEYEEAKNEQAFIEGRIITLEKMLRNARVISGDELDSGVVYVGSTVIVKDLEYGDEMEFTIVGSAESDPINNKISNESPVGMSLLGKAKGSTVDVAVPAGTVRYEIIDIKVQ from the coding sequence ATGGCCGAAAAAGAAGTCATTTTAACCGCCGAGGGTTTAAGAAAATTAGAAGATGAGCTTGAAGAGCTTAAATCGGTAAAACGTCGCGAAGTTGCTCAGCGTATTAAAGAAGCGATCAGCTATGGTGACTTATCCGAGAACTCGGAGTACGAAGAAGCAAAGAACGAACAAGCTTTTATCGAAGGTCGTATCATTACGCTTGAAAAAATGTTGCGCAACGCGCGCGTGATTTCCGGGGATGAGCTTGATTCGGGCGTTGTATATGTAGGTTCTACCGTTATCGTGAAAGACCTTGAGTATGGTGATGAAATGGAATTTACAATCGTGGGTTCGGCTGAATCTGACCCGATTAACAATAAAATCTCCAATGAGTCTCCGGTAGGTATGTCACTTCTCGGCAAGGCAAAAGGCTCTACTGTTGATGTAGCTGTACCAGCAGGCACAGTTCGCTACGAGATCATCGACATTAAAGTACAGTAA
- the dusB gene encoding tRNA dihydrouridine synthase DusB, with translation MKIGNVELKNNVVLAPMAGVCNPAFRLIAKEFGTGLVCAEMVSDKGIVHGNKKTMDMLYVDDREKPLSLQIFGGDKETLVQAAQHVDLHTNADIIDINMGCPVPKIVSCDAGARLLLDPNKIEEMVGAVVESVSKPVTVKMRIGWDDDHIYVVENAKAVERAGGAAIAVHGRTRVQMYQGKADWSYIRQAKEAVNIPVIGNGDVASPEDAKRMIEETGCDGVMIGRAALGNPWMLYRTIEYLTKGELPPDPTPREKVEIALLHLDRLIKVKGEKVAVLEMRKHAAWYLKGLPASAQIRDEVNVQETRDGMAKLLLSYLERVEGKTAEWEARQQASLA, from the coding sequence CTGAAAATCGGAAATGTCGAGTTAAAGAACAACGTTGTGCTTGCTCCGATGGCCGGGGTTTGCAACCCGGCGTTTCGCCTGATTGCGAAAGAATTCGGAACAGGTCTGGTCTGTGCAGAGATGGTTAGTGATAAGGGCATTGTCCACGGCAATAAGAAAACGATGGATATGCTGTATGTAGACGACCGCGAGAAGCCGTTAAGCCTACAGATTTTTGGTGGAGACAAAGAAACGCTCGTTCAGGCGGCACAGCACGTCGACTTGCATACGAATGCCGATATTATTGATATTAACATGGGTTGCCCCGTGCCGAAGATCGTAAGCTGTGACGCAGGTGCGCGTCTTCTGCTCGATCCGAATAAGATTGAAGAAATGGTGGGAGCTGTTGTCGAGAGCGTATCTAAGCCGGTTACGGTAAAAATGCGCATCGGCTGGGATGACGACCATATTTATGTTGTAGAAAATGCAAAAGCAGTGGAGCGCGCAGGCGGTGCTGCGATTGCGGTGCATGGGCGTACACGTGTACAGATGTATCAGGGCAAGGCGGACTGGAGCTACATCCGTCAGGCGAAGGAAGCGGTAAACATTCCGGTAATCGGGAATGGTGACGTTGCATCTCCGGAAGATGCGAAGCGGATGATCGAGGAGACAGGCTGTGATGGCGTTATGATCGGTCGTGCAGCGCTCGGCAATCCGTGGATGCTGTATCGGACGATTGAATACCTCACAAAAGGGGAACTTCCGCCTGATCCGACTCCGCGTGAGAAAGTCGAGATCGCACTTCTGCATCTTGATCGCCTGATTAAAGTAAAAGGTGAGAAAGTTGCTGTGTTAGAAATGCGCAAGCATGCAGCCTGGTATCTGAAAGGACTGCCTGCGTCCGCTCAAATTCGCGATGAAGTCAACGTGCAGGAAACACGAGACGGCATGGCGAAGTTATTGCTGTCCTATTTAGAGCGCGTCGAAGGCAAAACAGCAGAGTGGGAAGCACGGCAGCAAGCAAGTCTGGCGTAG
- the cysK gene encoding cysteine synthase A, translated as MRVAQSITDLIGYTPLVKLNRVVEEGEANIYLKLEFFNPGSSVKDRIALAMIEAAEKDGVLKEGMTIIEPTSGNTGIGLAMVAAAKGYRAVLVMPDTMSIERRNLLRAYGAELVLTPGAEGMGGAIRKAEELVKEDPSYFLPQQFKNPANPQIHRETTARELLEQGEELGGIDGFISGVGTGGTITGVGEVLKEKYPNVRIVAVEPAASPVLSGGRPGPHKIQGIGAGFVPDTLNTEVYDEIIKVENDDAFETSRAVAKKEGILGGISSGAAIYAAKKLAKELGPGKNIVVIIPSNGERYLSTPLYQFDE; from the coding sequence ATGCGAGTAGCTCAATCAATTACAGATTTAATTGGATATACACCATTAGTGAAATTGAACCGGGTTGTAGAAGAAGGGGAAGCGAATATTTATTTGAAGCTTGAATTTTTTAATCCGGGTAGCAGTGTGAAAGATCGAATTGCGCTAGCTATGATCGAAGCAGCTGAGAAGGACGGAGTACTGAAAGAAGGCATGACGATTATTGAGCCGACAAGTGGGAACACGGGAATCGGTCTGGCGATGGTAGCGGCGGCAAAAGGCTATCGTGCTGTGCTTGTCATGCCGGATACGATGAGCATCGAGCGCCGCAACTTGCTGCGTGCATACGGTGCGGAGCTGGTACTTACACCAGGGGCTGAAGGAATGGGAGGCGCCATTCGTAAGGCAGAAGAGCTAGTGAAGGAAGATCCTTCTTATTTCTTGCCGCAACAGTTCAAAAATCCGGCAAACCCACAGATCCATCGCGAGACAACCGCACGTGAATTGTTGGAACAGGGTGAAGAACTTGGCGGTATCGATGGGTTCATCTCCGGTGTTGGTACAGGTGGTACAATCACAGGCGTTGGGGAAGTGCTGAAAGAGAAGTACCCGAATGTTCGCATTGTAGCGGTAGAACCGGCTGCGTCTCCCGTACTGTCTGGCGGCAGACCAGGACCGCATAAAATTCAGGGCATTGGGGCTGGATTTGTTCCGGATACACTGAATACGGAAGTGTACGATGAAATCATCAAGGTAGAAAACGACGATGCGTTCGAGACATCTCGTGCAGTAGCTAAGAAAGAAGGGATTCTTGGTGGTATCTCTTCCGGGGCAGCGATTTATGCGGCGAAAAAGCTGGCGAAAGAACTCGGCCCAGGCAAAAACATTGTGGTCATTATTCCGAGCAATGGTGAACGGTATTTAAGTACCCCTCTTTATCAATTCGACGAATAA
- the pabC gene encoding aminodeoxychorismate lyase: MKVFLDGQLINATQAVISPFDHGFLYGLGLFETMRVYNGHIALLDKHYRRLCEAAGELGIRVTMTREELRFAILQTLNENDLEDAYVRVDLTAGDEGLGPYAGVYENPRWLIFVKPLAAFPASLYETGKRLQVLKRPRNTPEGEWRFKSHHYMNNRFGKMEIGNDPDVEGLFLTENTCVAEGIVSNVFFVSDSVLYTPHVNTGILPGTRREFVLELAEANGIEVHEGFYYLDQLMVADEVFITNAMLEIVPIRAVNEKQIGTGTIGTLTKRLLELYRASI; this comes from the coding sequence ATGAAGGTTTTTCTTGACGGTCAACTAATCAATGCAACACAGGCTGTGATCTCGCCGTTTGATCACGGCTTTCTTTATGGACTTGGCCTGTTTGAAACGATGCGAGTATATAATGGTCATATTGCTCTTTTGGACAAGCATTATCGCCGTCTGTGCGAGGCAGCAGGTGAGCTTGGAATCCGTGTGACGATGACGCGAGAAGAGCTTCGCTTTGCGATTCTCCAGACGCTTAATGAAAACGATCTAGAAGATGCGTATGTGCGTGTGGACCTGACAGCAGGGGATGAGGGATTGGGCCCGTATGCCGGGGTGTATGAGAACCCACGCTGGCTGATTTTTGTGAAGCCACTAGCAGCGTTTCCGGCTTCGCTGTATGAGACAGGTAAACGGCTCCAGGTTCTCAAGCGTCCGCGCAATACACCAGAGGGAGAATGGCGTTTTAAATCGCACCATTATATGAATAATCGATTTGGTAAAATGGAAATTGGAAATGACCCGGATGTGGAGGGGTTGTTCCTGACGGAAAACACATGTGTGGCGGAAGGAATCGTCTCGAATGTGTTTTTTGTGTCGGATTCCGTACTCTACACCCCGCATGTGAACACGGGGATTCTTCCGGGAACACGTCGGGAATTCGTGCTCGAACTCGCCGAAGCGAACGGTATTGAAGTACACGAGGGTTTTTATTATCTCGATCAGCTGATGGTGGCGGATGAAGTGTTTATTACGAATGCCATGCTTGAGATTGTACCGATTCGGGCTGTGAATGAGAAACAGATCGGGACGGGTACAATAGGAACGCTAACAAAACGTCTGCTAGAGCTGTATCGGGCAAGCATCTAG
- the pabA gene encoding aminodeoxychorismate/anthranilate synthase component II: protein MILMIDNYDSFTYNLVQYLGEMGEELRVVRNDKITCDEIAELAPSYLMISPGPCTPNEAGISLEAIERFAGTIPIFGVCLGHQSIAQVFGGNVIRAERLMHGKTSDMYHHNQGVFEGLPSPFKATRYHSLIVERESLPDCLEVTAETAEGEIMGLRHRELAIEGVQFHPESIMTEHGKQMLRNFLARYAPVQK from the coding sequence ATGATTTTGATGATTGATAATTACGATTCCTTTACGTATAATCTGGTGCAGTATCTGGGTGAGATGGGGGAAGAATTACGGGTTGTACGCAATGACAAAATTACGTGCGACGAGATTGCGGAGTTAGCCCCTTCGTATTTAATGATCTCACCAGGACCGTGCACGCCAAATGAAGCGGGGATTAGCTTAGAAGCGATTGAGCGCTTTGCTGGTACCATTCCGATTTTTGGTGTGTGTCTTGGTCATCAATCCATTGCGCAAGTATTCGGGGGCAATGTGATTCGAGCTGAGCGTTTAATGCATGGCAAAACATCGGATATGTATCACCATAATCAAGGGGTATTCGAGGGCCTGCCATCGCCGTTTAAGGCAACGCGCTACCACTCGCTCATCGTAGAGCGAGAATCTTTGCCGGACTGTCTGGAAGTTACAGCAGAGACAGCGGAGGGAGAAATTATGGGTCTGCGCCATCGCGAATTGGCGATTGAAGGCGTACAATTTCACCCTGAATCCATTATGACGGAACACGGGAAGCAGATGCTACGCAATTTTCTTGCTCGCTATGCGCCCGTACAAAAGTAG